The Actinomyces wuliandei genome contains the following window.
AGAGGGTGCGGGACCTGGACCGCCTGCACCAGTCAGGTGGAGTCAGCCTCGTACCTGACCCGCGCACCGTCGTCGCCCTGGACGTGGACGGCACCGTGCTGGACATGGACGGGAGGGTCTCCGAGCGGGTCATGGCCTCTGTCGCCCGCCTGCGCTCCTACGACGTCACGGTGGTGATCTCGACCGGGCGCGGGGTCCAGGCGGCCATGCCTGTGGCCCGTCATATGGGTCTGGTCAGCGGCTGGATGGTGTGTGCCAACGGTGCGCTCACCCTGCGCCTGGACCCTGACGCCCCCGGCGGCTACGAGGTCGTCAGCTCCTGGACCTTCGACCCCACCGCCGCGATCCACACCCTCCTGGAGGCCGTCCCGGACGGGATCGTCGCCGTGGAGGACCCCGGGGCGGGGTTCAAGGTCTCCCGCCCCTTCCCCGATGGGGAGCTGATTGAGGACTACGAGGTGGTCAGCGTCGCCGACCTGTGCTCCACCCCGGTGACCCGGGTGGTCCTGCGTGCCCCGGGCATGCCGGTGGACCGCTTCTCCGCCCTGGTTCGTGGCTCCGGCCTGCACTCGGTGGAGTACGCCGTCGGCTGGACGGCCTGGCTGGACGTGGCGCCGCAGGGCGTGACCAAGGCGAGGGCGCTGGAGGACCTGGTGCAGCGGCTGGGCACGGACGCCTCTCACGCCCTGGCCGTGGGGGACGGCTCCAACGACGTGGAGATGCTCGAGTGGGCCGGGGCGGGAGTCGTCATGGGCAGTGCCCCGCAGTGGGTGCGCGACCGGGGCGACATCGTGACGGAGCCCGTGTGGCGGGACGGCTGCGCGGCCGCCCTGGACGCCATGGTTGAGCGAGTGAGGTAGGACGTATGCGATGTTTTCCGGTTGGCTTCCCGGTCCGTCTCCTGGGGCTGCTGGGTGCTCTCGCCCTGGCGGGTGCCAGCCTGGGGGCCTGCTCCTCTGCTGAGGACCCGGGTGGCCTGGGGGCCGCAGGCGGCTGTGACGCCCTTGACCACCTGGGTACCTTTGATGACGCCGTCGTCACCGTGTCGTCTGCCCTGAGCGACAGCGAGGCGGAGCGTTTTGAGGTCTCCCTGACCGCCTTCGAGGAGTGCACGGGGATTGACGTCGTCCACACCGGCTCGGACTCCATGGAGACCGATCTGCTGGAGGGGGCCGGAGTTGGCTCTACTCCGTCGGCGGGCCAGGGGCTGCCGGACCTGGCGATCGTCCCCCAGCCCGGGCTGGTGGACGAGCTGGCTCGGGCGGGCGCGCTTGTGGCTCTGCCTGACCGGGTCAACGCGAACATCGAGATCGGCTGGAACCGTCAGTGGGCGCAGATGGGCACCTATGACGGTACTCCCTACGCGGCACCGCTCATGGCCTCGGTCAAGTCCTTCATCTGGTACTCGCCGGTGGCCTTTGAGGAGGGCGGCTACGAGGTGCCCCGGTCCTGGGCCGACCTGGAGGCCCTGACCGAGCAGGTGGTGGAGGACCACCCTGACGGGGCGGTCACCCCCTGGTGCCTGGGCCTGGCCGACGGTGAGTCAACTGGCTGGACCATGACGGACTGGCTGGAGGACGCGATGCTGGTTACCCAGGGGCCGGGCGCCTACGACGCCTGGGCCGGGCACCAGTCCGCGCTTGACGACGTCTCCGCTGTCAGGGCGCTCACGGCAGTGGACGACCTGGTCCTGGCCGACGGGCACGTGGACGGTGGCCGGGAGGCCGCTGCCGCCAGGAGCGTGGAGGAGGCGGGTGCTGCCCTGCTGGAGGGGCGCTGCCTCATGCTGCACGCCTCGTCCTCCTTTGAGACCATGCTGCCCGAGGGGACCGTGGTCACCGACACCGACGGGCACAGCCCGGTGGCCTACTCCACGCAGCGTGACACGGAGGACGTCGGGGGCGCGGAGAGCCCCGGAGGCAGGGGGGCGCCCTCCCAGGTCCCCAGCCCGACTGCGAGGCCGACGGCGTCCTCGGCCTCCACGACGGTGCGTACCGGTGCTACCGTCTCCGCCTTCCTCACGCCCTCTGCCGACCGTAGTACCGCCCCGGTGCTCGTGGGCAGCGACTACCTGGTGGCCCTGGCGGAGGGAGAGGCCCAGGCAGCGCTCATGGACTACCTGACCTCGGCGCACTGGGCGCAGGAGAGGGCCTCCCTGGGGGGCGTGGCTACTGCGCACCAGGGTGTGGACGCCTCCCAGATCCCCAGCGACGTGGCCAGGCGTGCCACGACCCTGCTGCAGTCCCGGGAGACCACGGTCCGTATGGATGCCAGCGACTCCATGCCTGCCGTGGTGGGTGCCGAGGCGCTGTGGGCGGACCTGACCCGGTGGACCACGGGCGAGCTCAGTCCCAAGGAGGCCCTGTCCAGCGCGGAGAAGAGCTGGCCCCAGGAGGGCTAGCGGAGCCTCCCCAGGGGCGGCTGGTGCGGGGCAGGTGCGGGGGGGCCTGCCTGCTGCACATCATGGAGCCCACACGGCGAGGGAGTGAGGGACAGGCGCGTCGGGGCCTGCCGCTGGCTGGCTGTGGCCTGGTAGCCTGTGGGCAGACGACGACGGCGCGTTCTGACCACCGCACCACCTCTGCGCCGCCGTCGTCCTCAACACCACGGCACCAGGTCGGGGAGGACTGATGGGACTGGGATGGTTCGGTGCTCCGGAGCACAACCGTTGGCTGGCTGAGGAGACACACGCGCTCCTGCGGTACGCGCGCGGTGCGGCTGTGCCAGCGGGATTCGGCTGGATGGGCCAGGACGGGGCGGTGGACACCTCCCACCCGGTGGAGCTGTGGATCACCGGGCGCATGACTTTCGCGTTCTCCCTGGGTGCCCTCATGGGGATTCCCGGGTGCCGACGCTATGCCGACCACGGTGTGCGGGCGTTGCGGACGGTGCTGCGTGACCACGCCCACGGCGGCTGGCACTCTGCGGTCGGACACAAGCCAGACGCCCAGGGCCACGGTGTCCCGGTGGAGGCGCAGGCCCGCAAGGAGTGCTACCAGCACGCCTTTGTCCTGCTGGCGGCCGCCACGGCTACCGCCGCCGACCGGCCCGGCGCCCACGACCTCCTGCTGGAGGCCACGGCGGTCCAGGACCGCTACTGGTGGGACGAGCGCTACGGGCTGCCGGTGGAGTCCTACGCGGCGGACTTCACCGACCCGGAGGACTACCGGGGGATCAACGCCGCCATGCACACGGTGGAGGCCTACCTGGCTACCGCTGACGTCACCGGCGACGTCAAGTGGCTGGAGCGGGCTGTCCAGGTCATCGACTTCGCCGTCAACGTCCAGGCGCGCGCCAATGACTGGCGGCTGCCGGAGCACTACAACTCCGCCTGGCGTCCTGTGCGGGACTACAACCGTGACCAGCCGGCTCACCCCTTCCGCCCCTATGGGGTCACTCCCGGTCATGGGCTGGAGTGGGCGCGGCTGACCGTCCAGGCCCGGGGGGCGCTGGTGGCGCGCTCGCTGCCGGTGCCGGACTGGATGCTGGACGCTGCCGAGTCCCTCTTTGAGCGCGCCCGTGCTGACGCGTGGAGGGCGGACGGCGCTGCGGGCTTCGTCTACACCACCGACTTCAGCGGCAGCCCGGTGGTGCGCGAGCGCATGCACTGGGTGGTCTGTGAGGGTGTCAGTGCTGCGGCCTCCCTGCGGCGGGCGCTGCTGGACGACGGTCGCGGTGAGATCAACGTCGAGCTCTACGAGCACTGC
Protein-coding sequences here:
- a CDS encoding HAD family hydrolase, which produces MPAASSATPPAASPAMPSVTRPSDPPLCLGGAEDVPGRGVHRPLDHEEYHTLVQERVRDLDRLHQSGGVSLVPDPRTVVALDVDGTVLDMDGRVSERVMASVARLRSYDVTVVISTGRGVQAAMPVARHMGLVSGWMVCANGALTLRLDPDAPGGYEVVSSWTFDPTAAIHTLLEAVPDGIVAVEDPGAGFKVSRPFPDGELIEDYEVVSVADLCSTPVTRVVLRAPGMPVDRFSALVRGSGLHSVEYAVGWTAWLDVAPQGVTKARALEDLVQRLGTDASHALAVGDGSNDVEMLEWAGAGVVMGSAPQWVRDRGDIVTEPVWRDGCAAALDAMVERVR
- a CDS encoding ABC transporter substrate-binding protein; protein product: MRCFPVGFPVRLLGLLGALALAGASLGACSSAEDPGGLGAAGGCDALDHLGTFDDAVVTVSSALSDSEAERFEVSLTAFEECTGIDVVHTGSDSMETDLLEGAGVGSTPSAGQGLPDLAIVPQPGLVDELARAGALVALPDRVNANIEIGWNRQWAQMGTYDGTPYAAPLMASVKSFIWYSPVAFEEGGYEVPRSWADLEALTEQVVEDHPDGAVTPWCLGLADGESTGWTMTDWLEDAMLVTQGPGAYDAWAGHQSALDDVSAVRALTAVDDLVLADGHVDGGREAAAARSVEEAGAALLEGRCLMLHASSSFETMLPEGTVVTDTDGHSPVAYSTQRDTEDVGGAESPGGRGAPSQVPSPTARPTASSASTTVRTGATVSAFLTPSADRSTAPVLVGSDYLVALAEGEAQAALMDYLTSAHWAQERASLGGVATAHQGVDASQIPSDVARRATTLLQSRETTVRMDASDSMPAVVGAEALWADLTRWTTGELSPKEALSSAEKSWPQEG
- a CDS encoding AGE family epimerase/isomerase — encoded protein: MGLGWFGAPEHNRWLAEETHALLRYARGAAVPAGFGWMGQDGAVDTSHPVELWITGRMTFAFSLGALMGIPGCRRYADHGVRALRTVLRDHAHGGWHSAVGHKPDAQGHGVPVEAQARKECYQHAFVLLAAATATAADRPGAHDLLLEATAVQDRYWWDERYGLPVESYAADFTDPEDYRGINAAMHTVEAYLATADVTGDVKWLERAVQVIDFAVNVQARANDWRLPEHYNSAWRPVRDYNRDQPAHPFRPYGVTPGHGLEWARLTVQARGALVARSLPVPDWMLDAAESLFERARADAWRADGAAGFVYTTDFSGSPVVRERMHWVVCEGVSAAASLRRALLDDGRGEINVELYEHCYRSWIDYAEEFLITEPGVWTHELDQDNHPSTRTWEGHPDIYHALQMTLVPRLPVWPCAGQALAEGRLDRPESAVPVHAQQPRRRGFFGR